ATATTcatgtcaaaaaattatattttaccgCCATTTTTCATTAAGAAGATCATAAGAAACTTTAACTTTTGATGGACTATTTTGTCACCAATTCCATTGAGAATTCCTAAACCTTAAGTAATTAAATAGGAGTGAACATTACTAatgaaattaccaacaaaaatacaCCTTAATTTCCAATGCAATATTTCGTTGTTGATTTCATTGAAAATGCCTGAACCTTCAATAACTTTTTGACAAAATAGGAGTAAACATTGCCGATGAAATTTCATTTCCATCGACATTtcacactttatttttttgttgtttagttGTTGTAATCCCAAATGCATTTTTTAACCTAAactcacaacaacaacaacaacaacaacaacaacaacaaaatttgaattattataaactaaattacatacatatatatttttttatataacatattaaaacttttaagaaGGTGGAAGGGAGGAAAAGATCCTAAACTAGAAGCTTCATAAGGCGAAGGAAAATGTAAAGCCAAATATGCATGTATTTGCTCCCATTTTCTATTACTTTCTTATTCAAATTTTGCTCTTATTTCAACCcttatttatgcttttataTTGGCCAACTCAATagcaaaaaattgaaatttgcaAGTGAAATTAGCCAGCCAACTACTgctaattcatcaaataatgcTTTTGCTTACTATAGATATATGGTGACCAAATCATCACCTTGACAAAAATCTTGAAAGGAGCTATGAAGTTACATGATGCGAGAATTGAATGGAGAAGCAAGTGTTTGATCAAGAGTACACCAAACATAGTGTGGGGTTTGGCAATTGACAACAAGATGGAGTACATCCATTGAAAGAGAAAGTGTGCATTCAGAATAAGTTAATCTTGTTATttccaacaaagaaaatatgGATTAACCTAAAAAAAGAGTCATCTGTAGTAGCCATGTGAGGAGGAGGATATAACTAAGTgccatcaacaaattaaaaaacaccttGTCCAAGAAGATAGACTTCATTTGCATTCGTTAATAAAGATAATTGATGTTTGTAAACTTCAAATAGATAATGTGCTGAGTGTTAGAAAGAGAAACAATTGTCGCAATATAAGCTTTTATGGTAGCAATAGTCATAACAGTAGCAGTAGGCATAATAGTAGTAGTACATGAGTCTAAAATAGAGGAAAAAACAAAGGTTTGCTttaatggtgaagaagaagaaggctgCGTGTGATTGATGGTAGTGGGATTAACAAGAGTGTAGTCCAtttgagagggaaaaaaaagaattttaatgtgtttaaggCTTTGATATCAAGTTGAGAATGATAGAAGGCTTAATCAATTAGTTAGTCAAcctttcatgtttatataggTAGGGCAGTGTACAATACTTAATATAGAGATTACAACACAAGAGTAAGCCTATCaacctttttaaattatatacatCCTATATTGTGCAATTTTCTATAATAGCATGGAAGTTGACAATGAGTGAGGGTCTACtaattgtttgttttatgatttgttgCAACTGATATGTTTGTGTTTGTACATTAAAGATGCAACAATTGTTGTTTGACCAACTGCtacatttaatttgttattgttgttacgTCTATGTTGAGCTATTATAACATGTAAGTTTTCATGCTGATGTGTCCAAGTTTTTCTTAATGTTGTGCTCTTCTTTTCAACCTTGCTTTGACAcctattattaaaaacttaaattacacAGAATTCTAAATCTcccttcttttaattatatataaaattctatATGCATAACACTTACACATTGAGAGAAGATtgtaagataaaaagaagatgaaccTATTGATATTGATATTCAATCATGAAATGATATATGAATggttattatatatttcttacCAAAGCTCTTAATTCTTAGAAACcaataaataaacaattgtGTTCATAATAGAATTGGATTATCGAGCTATGGACGAGATTATCTAACTCGAGTATTTGTTGGATGCTTAAGAGTAAAGCATCCATAACGAGAACACTATCATATAATAGTCAAGCAACACTTCAAAATACTTACCATGAATATACTAAGTATATAGAGATGAATTGATTAACATGTTGTTGGAGAATGAATTAAAGTGATTATTATAgtaattgattatattttatcagCTTGTTAACTTGTCGATTTATTAACCGAGccaattaattcatcaaattttCATTCTATTCTTAGCAGGTTTGATGACATACATCTAAATATTATGGAATATTAAATATCtgcataattatattaaaacaatgtgTAGGATAATAAAGATATGCATAATGATATTTGAATTGTTATCTATTTAATTGGTTGCAATTGTCCCATCATCATTTAGCATTGgctattttattattgatttttgttagagaataataattatattttgatacatCACTTAATtgcttaagttattggattgagatgattatttgacaaGGTATCAGAACATTAttgaccaagtggtcacgagcTCAAATCTTAGGATCCCACTTtcattctaattaatataaattaagtacaaaatattatgggtctgtgcaagttttaagaaaaaacttttatttgaaagggtgtattaaaaaataatataaattatatcatgtgatctattaaaattttagattgaattaattttttttttataatttcaataatatataataaactaatttcacacaaaaaaaaaaaagtaaatggtttttttcttactaGTGGTTTTTAATTAGAAGAGGGTTTCCCATAAGTATTGTACGGCGTCGAAATTCCACAGAATCAGCACCTGATCTGCAGTTTTCGGAATGGTCCCCATCGTTGGTCAAGCCATTTTGTTTCTTGCTAAGTGCATCATATAGTCAGAAATGATCATTTTCCGTCTTGCTTTTTGGATGGATTTCATAAAGCTACAAATTGATTGTTAGTTGAGGCACAAGTTCAGTAGACAACTTGCACCACCGTGCAGGCTTTTCCGTCCATCATCAGTGCAGTGCTGTACTGTACGGACacagttcattttttttatacataaaactaGAGTAACCAAACGTGGTGTTATGTTGAGCagtgatttttaatttgaaagatCATGTAATTCTGTCTCCTGGTATTTATCGAGCACTCATAACCAAATGGATCAAGACTCCAGTCAGGGTGGGAAAACGTTAATTTAACGTTTTGGAATTGTTGGATTGGTAGCTGATGAATGCAAGAAACCCTTtccatcctttttttatatattaatcgATTGGTGTATAATACAAACAATGTATTATTGAATGGCCAGTGCCATGAAGAGTATGGCAAATTATCATGTGATACCTTGTGGCTAAAAACCATGCACGTCGCTGTAGTTAGAAACTACAAAATTTCTAGATTATTACCATAAAGAGAAACTTATACAACATTGAGCTGGGAAAAGTACTATATATATGATAGCTTGGAGTCAGTGATCAACATGCAAGTGTACTTCACGTGTTTGTATATATCTTGCAGACTTGCTAGCCTTAATTAGGTGGGCATAGACTACGTAAGAGGCACTATGGCAAGCTTATTAGGAGTAAGAAAAGGTGCATGGACCGAAGAGGAAGATATACTTCTAAGGAAGTGCGTTGAGAAATATGGTGAAGGAAGATGGCATCAAGTTCCTTCCAAAACAGGTAACTAAATGACTTCGATCATGCTTCTAAATCGATGGGGGTTTCTAGGGACGGGAGAGGGCTATCCTCATCCAGTAGTCCGAGGTCTATAATTAGTGTTTCCCTGATCTTTTGGACAAACATTTTGATCTCTCTTTTCGAAACATGGGGAGATTATTCTGATCACAAGAGATTCTCTCATGTTTATATAGTCTCTCGTGTTTGAGAATAGCTACACGAGGCAAAGACTATTCAGCAAGCTGGACGCTTTGAAAAAGGATTCATTgattcttcattttcatttgcaGGCTTGAATAGGTGCAGGAAGAGCTGTAGATTGAGGTGGTTGAATTATCTTAAGCCGGATATCAAGAGAGGACAGTTTTCCGTGGACGAAGTAGACTTGATTATCAGGCTACACAAGTTGCTTGGCAACAGGCAAGTGAAAATGTCTTTATATCATATAgtatatctaatatatatactattttGGCCGCTCTTTAAGTTAATATTTACTAGCATCAATGTtaatttgaatctaaaaaataggctatgaaaaagaaataaaacatcgTTCGTCCATCCCAAGAGTCGACATAAAAGTATTCTTTGCGTGGCTTTGAAACCaatctagattttttatttatttatttatttttggacaaGCCAGAGTATTCACTAAAAGTAtctaatgagaaaaataattcaGAATGAGGAAactgaaatacaaaaatacaaaataaagatTGCGAACAACACAAAAGAAATCATAGGATGGAGATGATGGTGAAGTCTATTAAGAAACCAGCCTTGCAAACCATgcaattgaaatataaatactCAATCTGAGATTAAATGTTGATACTACAAATTATATTGTAATGAAGccaattaactcaattaatttcaCATACGGTGcatgatatatgtatataaaacatattactTTTTGTTACACAGGTGGTCATTGATTGCCGGTAGACTTCCAGGAAGAACAGCGAATGATGTAAAGAATTATTGGAACACAAACCTGCGTAAGAAGGTGGTTTCTAGCTCTGAAGATGCTCAAACAAAACCAGAAGCAAAATCAATAACGAAAGACAACATAATAAAGCCTCGACCTCGGAACTTAAAAAATTTTTGTTGGTTAAGAGCTGGAAAAGGTACTCCATATATTAATGTTGCTTCTCATTATGGGGATGATCTTTGTCAGCCATATTCTAGCACGGCATTTCCACCTTCCGATACTGATGAAGTTGAAAGGATGTGGTGGGAAAGCCTGTTAGATGACAAAGAAATTAATCTAACGAACAGCAACAGCAGTTGTCTGGGTTCTGGTTTCGCAGCTAACCAAGAGCCCGTCAAAAGTCTTTTTGTAGAGGACAACGCAGCAGGAGGGATAATGATTGGGGATGTGTTCTTTGAACAAGAACAAAATTGCTGGGCTGGCATTTCTTTTTGATGCAAACCTTCGGAATCAAATCGTTACAGAAATATACCGACAAGGACCCGAAGGACTTTAGCCCAAATTAGAAAAATGGCCCGCGCTTTAACGTGGATTAGAAATGTACCACCTCCCGATGTGGAttggagtgtgtgtgtgtgttttttttttttgtaatttaaaaaataatgttcaagcatggtttaaaaaataaaataagttccGTGACTCAAGCCATATATTATATTGGATGTAATAAGATGATTTAAtgtaattatatgataaaaaaacaattgtagtAAATGTATTGAAGCAACATGGTTTCGAAATAAAAAAGATGCTGACTTATTTTCAAGATTTCTTAAATATGaattaacaaagaaacaaagtagaggtaaacaatataaaaaatagacactgtaagattataaataaatcaagccTGCTATCGGCCGATGCTGCTAGCATACGACATTATCTTTTATTCTAAACCTTTGAACATAATGAACGATCAAGATTTTTGACCTAAATGAGTGACACTAAGCCGTTTTATACTGAACTTACTTTGAACTTTGTGATGGAAAatctaaaaagagaaagaaattaagaatgattaatttaaacaaatcttttttttaaaaataaatgttttctaAAACCCTCTAATTATCATTGCAAAATAGTAGAAGgagatatttttagcaaacaaaCAATTCTGGTAGGGACGACTATTACTCCCACCGGACACAGCCATCTCCGTCACTGATAAAAAGCTCACATAATTTCGGACGTTTGTCCTGTTTGTGTTTCCACCTTCAACAAAAAGGACATACAAGAGGATCTTCGAATTGATTTATGAATGACAGCAcgaaggacaaaaaaaaaaaaaaaaacaagaaagaagaagaagaagaagggctgTTGGGTTTTGTTTAACATCAATTAGATAGATTGTTGATTCTACACCACACACCAAACCACtttgtttttaacataaaacaaattgtGGAGTATGCaactatatatttgtttttatattttaaaaatattgttaaaaaaattaaatttttataatatttttagattattttgatatactaacaataaaaatatttttataaaataaataaataattattttaatatattaaaaaaaacattttaaaaaaagcgTTACTACGCTCTTAAAACcctataaattaattccaagtgcTTCCATTCATATGGTGCCGTGGCATCATCTACAGCCACAtacaaaactggaaaaaaaaaaataaaattgttggaGTAGTTCCAATTAGGCAACTAGACACAGAACCATCTGCATCTCTGATGAATTGTCCTGTTCTGTTCGTGTTTCCACCTTCAACAAAAAGGCCATACAAGAGGATCTTCGAATTGATTTATAATTGCCGgcacgtaaaaaaaaaacaaaaaaagaagcccTTTAGAAAAAATTCGGTTGGGTTTTGTTCAGTATCTACAGagaaaatactaatttaataatttcagaTTTAAGTCACCTCTCTCGATTTAGACACACAATTACTTCatattaactaataaaattctCAATAGAGTTGAAATTTATCTGTCTATGATGGATTCCTGGCATAAAACTATATGCAAATAATTACCAAAATTCCAAAGTTAAAATTTACCATGACAGATTTAGTCAGTATTTAACATTATAGctggaaaatacttttaaaaaatcttaatttttttattttttattttaaattaatagatttttaatatttttagattattttaatgtgtttttattaaaaataattttaaaaaaataaaaaaaattattttaatatattttaaaataaaaaaacatgattccaCACTCTCAATTCCTTAATAATACGAGCACTCAATAAGGTCACCCAAATAAGGGCCTGAATGTTCCCACGTGTACAACTTGCACTTGCGA
This DNA window, taken from Populus alba chromosome 17, ASM523922v2, whole genome shotgun sequence, encodes the following:
- the LOC118039591 gene encoding LOW QUALITY PROTEIN: transcription factor MYB1-like (The sequence of the model RefSeq protein was modified relative to this genomic sequence to represent the inferred CDS: deleted 1 base in 1 codon) produces the protein MASLLGVRKGAWTEEEDILLRKCVEKYGEGRWHQVPSKTGLNRCRKSCRLRWLNYLKPDIKRGQFSVDEVDLIIRLHKLLGNRWSLIAGRLPGRTANDVKNYWNTNLRKKVVSSSEDAQTKPEAKSITKDNIIKPRPRNLKNFCWLRAGKGTPYINVASHYGDDLCQPYSSTAFPPSDTDEVERMWWESLLDDKEINLTNSNSSCLGSGFAANQEPVKSLFVEDNAAGGIMIGDVFFEQEQNCWAGISFDANLRNQIVTEIYRQGPEGL